Genomic DNA from Budorcas taxicolor isolate Tak-1 chromosome 5, Takin1.1, whole genome shotgun sequence:
ccaacccagggattgaaccccagtctcctacattgcaggcaaattctttactgacccagccaccagggaagccccgaagtCTTAAAAGCCACTGAAAGTAAAAATGTAGTCCCCCAATCTGGGAGAGTGAAAGCCCCAGGTTGAAAGTGTATTTAGCAAAGCAAAGGACAAAGCTTTTCCTTAATGAGACTCAAACGTGAACACTGGGATCCAGGAGACCTCTGTCTCTAGTTCTGGCTCTGTAAAGTAAGTCTGGAACCTGGTCAAGTTACTTCATGTCTCCATTTGCTCGCTGGCAAACTAACAACCACATGCATTCCACAGCTGGTAGGAGGGTCTAGTGGTCAAACACCAGTCTGTGGATGGTGACATCAGAATACCTGGGTATCATGGACCCCCAACCTGAGAGGCTCTGATTCTGGAGACTTGGAGCAGAGCTCTGCCATGGCTAGTTATGGAAAGCTTCTTGGGAGATTCCAAATAGCATAGCAACTAGGTCTAGAAGCCACTGTTTGTGTGATAATGTATGCCTACCAAGAGTAGGCATTCAAAATATTTACTTGGCTCTTTTCAGCCAGGCCGTTTCCAATTTTCTGTGACAAGGATACCAGTACTCATTGTTTGCAGTgacaaagaaaggaaggaagagagggaggggagatagAACCACTTTAAATTCTACCAACAGGAAAATGGCttaatattctgtattttattcACACGGTGGAAGATTAAAGAGCTGTTAACTAGAATGAATTAAAGCTATGTCTCCATGCAGAGGGACCTCCCTGAAGGTTCAGAATTCATTTGGTATAATTTTGACACCTTTAAAGAGACTCATATTTTAAACACTGCCCATAAATGTGTCAATATAGACTACGGAATAAAAAGATGGTTCCCGTAGTTAGTGCTTCCAgtgagaatggaaaagaaaggaggggagaTTATGCAGTCCTTGTTGCCACTTGAGAATCCGTCAAGTTTTGGTGGATCTTCCCATTTTTCTAACCGAGGCTGGGAATCTGGTTGTGAATTTTCGCAAATTTTAAGCATTGCCAAATAATGAAAACTCTTCtacaacttaaaaaacaaaaacaccatttGTGCTAAGAAAATATCCCTGGAGTACCAAGTCTGACTTTAGTCCTAGAGGCGTTAAGGAGACCAGAGGTGGATTATTTCTGATTAATCCCCAACTTGTTTAGGTGTGAGagcggggagggcaggagggcagcGCCCCCTCCAGACGCTAGGGGACAACAGGCTCACACCCGGCAAGTGACCACACCCTGAGAAGCAAGTACTTCTCAGGGACCTATAGCTTCTTCCGCCCGTAGTCGGAAAGGGGTCATTTCCTCCTGAAAAAGGATTAAGACGACTACACAGCAAGGTCCTCCCCTCCGCCATCTTTGCGCCCCGCCCCACCGCTTCCTCCCGGTCAGTTTCGCGCCAAATTGTCCCACAAGCAAAATGGAGCCCGGAAGGAGGGTATCCCGACGTCCTGCGCCCTGCAGCCAATCCCCTTCAGCAGTTTCTTTGGAGGCGGGACCTGCAGGCACAGAGCAGTCCAATCGCTGGACTCGGGGTCTCGGCGAACCAATGAGGGCGCAGCGGCCGCGGCGTCCGAACGCTGCATCTGATTTTTCCCGCGAAACGCGGCAGCGGACAGTGGGGATTCTTGTGTCTGCTGTTCTGGGGAGCGCGGGAAGGCAGAGGTGAGGCTGGCGGAGCTGGGGAGTGGGCCCCTCGGAGCCAGCCCCCCCGGGGGACGGCCGGCATCTGCATTTGGGGCGCAGTAGGGCTGGGCAGGGGTGTCTCATGGGAGAGCTGGGGTCGAGGTCTGGGAGGCGGAACCGGGCTCACGTCTGCCTCGCACTCGGAGCCGAGCGCCTGCGTGTCGGAGGGGACGCCGCACGCCCCCATCTGCCCTCCAGTCTGCTCCATCTCCTTGTTCCGTGTCAGGTGCAGTCATGTCGGGCTTCGACGACCCCGGCATTTTCTACAGTGACAGCTTCGGGGGCGACAACGCGGCCGATGAGGGGCAGGCCCGCAAATCGCAGCTGCAGAGGCGCTTCAAGGAGTTCCTGCGGCAGTACCGGGTGGGCACCGACCGCACCGGCTTCACTTTCAAGTACAGGTGCGTGCCGGAGCGGGACAAGAGGGGAGATGCGGTCCCAGCGGTGCTAAGTTCCACTCGAAGGGGCCCCGCACCCTCATGGCGTTTGGTTTTGTACATTTCGTATCTGAAGTTAACTTTTGAGAGTCACCTGGGCCCTTTGGTTCTTTTCCCAGGATTTGCTTCTATTCATCTGTTTCTTATAGTCCTTCTATGTTACGCCTGCAATACTTTGTAAAGCGAGTTATCTTCAGTTCTCTGGAGATGGTAGTTACGCTTTACCTTACTTGCTCACTCATTCGTTCGTTCCAGTCAGTCACCTTCTGTTGATTGAGCAGCTGCTGCATGCCAGCCACTGTTACAGGTGGTGAGCTGCAGCACTGAATGAGCTGGGCAAAGCCCTTGCTCCTAGTCATTATACAGTGGTGACATCCCACCAAATCCTTGTAGGCCCTTAAATGCAGACAGCATGAATTTACAGGTCCACACTTGGGCCTGATGCATAATTAGCTCAGTGACTTTCAAGTGACagcctctttgggcctcagtttcttcatcagtaaaacgGGCATAGCCACTCCTGCTTCGATTTATTCATGCACCAGCTGACACTGACCATCTGTGTGCCAAACCCTAGGGTACAAAGATGAAAAGATTCATACTGCTTGCCCTCAAAGAGCTTTTGAATCAGTGGGACTGAAGCGTAGGCATGCCCAAGTAAATTACAAGGTGATGATTGCCTCAAAGAGGGAGTGTACAAGAGGAGTTAGGGGAGGCTTCAGGTGATCTAGAGCTGAGAGAAGAGTATCTGGTGTGGAAGGCATTTCCGATAGCAGGAGGTGCATGCATGGGCAGTATGGGGTGGCCTGTTACAACAAGGGGCTCTCAGAGCCAGACTGGCTGTTGTATATGGCTCTGAACATAAGGTAGAAAAGGATGAGCCTGAGGAGGTCAGTGGCCCCCAAAAGTGTTTTTGGGATAATAGTCTCATGGGATCCTCTGTAAAAAGAGTCTGGTGGTTGATAAGACAGGCATGGTCTCTGCTGCCTTCGATTGCCAGGTTTCAGCTGTGTGCCTTGTTAGTATGTGAGAGAGGGTTAAAGGCTCCAGGGAGTCCAGTGAAAGGACTGGTTTGCAGTGAGAGTCTCCCAGACTCGTCTGTGAACTTTGAACTGTTCTTTGATGACTTGGATTGCTTCCATGGAGCTTGCTTTGGAAGATGCTTCTGTAGGGGCATGGGGGATGGTTTACTGGGATATAGCAGATCCACCTGGAGCTTGATGTGTTTGGGAAGCTGGTGGCGGGCAGTGGTATGGGCAGACTCAGGGTGTGGGTGCGCCTCTGCCAGTATTGCCTCCTCTTccctgtgcccatccttgcacCTACTCCAGGGATGAACTCAAGCGGCATTATAACCTGGGGGAGTACTGGATCGAGGTGGAGATGGAGGACCTGGCCAGCTTCGACGAGGAGCTGGCTGACTACTTGTACAAGCAGCCAGCCGAACACTTGCAGCTGGTAAGTGGgacccctgccctgggaccctTGCCCTGGAACCCCCAGGGCTGGCCCTGCTCTGGTCACTCACAGCctgtcccctccccatccccagctgGAGGAAGCTGCCAAGGAGGTGGCTGACGAGGTGACCCGGCCACGGCCTGCTGGTGACGAGGTACTCCAGGACATCCAGGTCATGCTCAAGTCGGACGCCAGCCCGTCTAGCATCCGTAGCCTGAAGGTAGGGCCCccggagggtggtggtggtggctgtgtGCGTGGAGGGGTTTTGGAGAGAGACCTGAGTGCCAGCTGTGCTACCCTGAGCAACTCACTCAAcctttctgagtctgtttctgcctcTCAAAAGTTAGCTCCTTGGACACATGCTTGCTGAGCTCCTTCTGTGGGCAGGACATAAGTTGGGTCCTGGAGGAGCAGTACTGAACTCAAGGACAAGCTTCTTTCCTTGGGAGACTGGATAAATGGTTAATGTCACCCACAATAACTGTAGGTGACTGTGAGAGCAATGGGAGAAATTGGGAAGTGATGAGAACGCATAGGGCCCCTCTGGAAAAGATAGAGAAGGCTGCTTTCCAGAGGGGACATCTGAGTGGAGACCTGTGGGTGAGAATGAGCAGCTTGCAAACAGCTGAGAGGGAAcacggggtggggagaggagggcagggcataGCTAGTGTAAAGCTTGCAAGGTGAGGGGCCAGGGCGTGTACCAGGCTGAGGGAAGGACGGTTAGTGTGACTGGCGAGTGATGGGGCCACAGGAAAGCTGGGCAGGGCCCGTCTGCCATCCAGCAAACACTTCTTGAGTGGCTACCTCATACCGGATGCTGGGTTCGACTCTCACTGTAGACAGACGGTACCTGGTTCGGTGGAGCTTATagtgagagaaacagacaggGAGCACTGAGCTGATTTCAGGTCCCAGGACATGAGCCATGAGGATCAACGTGAGGGGCCGGGTGGCGGTTGGAGGAGGCCTCTCTGAAGAGGTGGTGCTGGGACGAGTCTGAGGGATGATGACCCTGTGACAGCTCAAGGGAGGAGTGTTCCGGGCTCAAGGAGAGGCAGGTGCAAAGGCACTGGGGTGGGGACAGCAGCCGTCTCAAGGGACAGACATGGGGCAGATGGCAGCCACTGTGGCTGGACCCCAGGGagtgagggcaggggaggggaggggagggagtgagTGGAGAGCCAGGTGGCCAGGGCCTTCGCCGCTGTGGACAGGAGTTCAGATTGAGAGCTAAGTAGGAGGATGGGCTGATTCTGTCTTTAAAAGCTTCCTCTGGCTGCCAAGTGAAAGGAGAATTTATAAAGTAGGCGGGAGTGGGACCCAGGGGAGTTTCCTGAGGAGGACGTGAGGGTCAAACGTTGGTTCTTCTGTTAGAAGGTTGTGAGAAGCAAATGAACAGATGCCCGTGCCTGTGCCTGGTGAACTCTGGGCCCAGGTTGTGCCACTGAAAGGCCACGCACTGGCCTTTGCTGGAGCCCTCGTGCCCTGCTGCGCAGTTCAGGTCCCCTCAGACCTTCCTTGGTTGGCCAGTGGCACGCCTTGTTACAGGAGCAGGGCCAGGCTGTGGGCTCTCGAAGCTGCGCTGTGTGCCAGCTTTGTCTCTGCACTGCACCAGGCCAGGGGGCGAGGGGGGAGGTGCAGGCAGGCCTGCACTTGAAATGAAGCCGAGCATCATGTGTCTGCCTGTCCATGGAGGCGGATTTGGGCCTGTTTGTGGGGCAGCTATTCCCTCAGAAAAGCAAACCTCAGCCCCACTTGAACAGATTTCTTCTTCTCAGCCCCATTGGAAAACCCAGTGACTGGCCTGCTCGGGTGGGCGTTCTGTTAGAGGAGGAGCCCTCTCTAGAAGGATCGCTTGTCAGGGTGGCCTCGGGCCTGAGGCAGCCCTAGTCCTTTCCAATCCTGGGGGCTCAGATCCCTGCACTCTGTAGGGTGTTTTCCAGAAAGCAAGCTCTGACGTGGGTGTCAGCAGTTCTGGGGTCCGCTGGGCACATGTGCCCCTGGTCTCAGTCACCAGAGAGGGCCAgcctccttcctgctcctccctccaccccactggCTTCAGAGGGGGCATCAGCTCGAACCCGTAGCCTACCTGCCTGTCCCAGAACACCTGCTGGAAATAGGAAGAAAAGATGATGATAAAAggaacttttcttgttttgctttttattataaaaatatcacacacacaaaagtagtGAGGGGGcatccctgatggcccagtgacGAAGActctgcttctaatgcaggggaccgggcttcaatccctgatcaggaaactagatcccacatgctgcaactaatatatatatatacacacatacatacatatatatatgtatatatacactaagtgccacaattaagaccagGCActaccaaataagtaaatatatatattttaaaaactagtgAGAGTAGTGTAATGACCCCGTCTGCCTCCATCTTGGTTTAACGGCTGTTAATATTTTGCCttacttcctttctccttttttctgctGAAGGATTTTCGAGTAAATCACAGACATGCACTTTATGCCTAAATACTTCAGCAGACATTAGAATAGAAGAGATTCTTGATACGTGATCTTGGGCGTCCCTGGCTCCCCTcacccagccccctccctgcGGCTCTGTTGCAGTCGGACACAATGTCCCACCTGGTGAAGATCCCAGGCATCGTGATCGCGGCCTCCGGAGTCCGCGCCAAGGCCACCCGCATCTCCATCCAGTGTCGCAGCTGCCACAGCACGCTTACCAACATTGCCATGCGCCCCGGCCTGGAGGGCTACGCCCTGCCCCGGAAGTGCAACACGTAAGTGGGCTTCACGGGCCCTGTGGCACCCTGGGGGGTGACGGGGACACGTGTGAGCGGAGGTGTGAAGGATGAGGAGGAAGCGCTGCagccaggaggggctggggccgCGGCATGCCCGTCCTGGGTCCTAGGTTTGAGAACAGGGTGGTGTCCCCCTGCCCCTCTGCGGTGGTGAGTTCTGTCCCTCCAGGGAACCCAGGCAGCCTGTAcagggggccggggtggggagTCCACCTGGAGTCTTCAAACCCTGGCTCACTGGGGCAGGTCTGGAGCGGAGGTCCAggaacatgccaggctccttggtttACATGTGGCCTGTGGCTGTGTTGCCTGTGGCCTCGTGGCCCACAGACGGAAAATATGtgtctctggcttctttcagaaCATGATTGCTGACCCTGATCTTCAGGGCCCTCACCCTTTTCTGGCTTCTGGTTCCCCTCTGCTTCCTAATCTCAGGCTTAGCCACACTTTTCTTTTCTACACTTAATTCCTCTTTGATCTGGGTTTTTGAGTACCCTGAGTGCAGAGGACATGCAGATGTGTGTTTCCACTTAACCCCAGCCTCCAGTCTGGCTACCTGCCAGACACCCCCATGTGGCTGTCTAACACTGGTTAATGGGAGCCAGGTTCCAAGCAGGCCTCCCCAACCCTAACCCTGTGTGTGTTCCCCCCGCCGAGCCGCCCTCTAGTGCCTTCCCCGAGCTTGTCCTGGAGACCCCGAACTTGGCACTGGCCAGGCTTGTCGCTGACTTGTTTGATGGGTTCCCTGGGCTTGGGGCTCTGGGGGTAGCTCTGGtgactcttctctcctctctccttacAGGGATCAGGCTGGGCGCCCCAAGTGTCCACTGGACCCGTACTTCATCATGCCAGACAAATGCAAGTGCGTGGACTTCCAGACCCTGAAGCTGCAGGAGCTGCCGGACGCCGTGCCGCACGGGGAGATGCCCCGGCATATGCAGCTCTACTGTGACCGGTGAGTGGGCCCCTGGCTGTGCCCCCCACACCAGGTCAGGGCTGTGAGCAGGCTGGCTGGCCATGCCTCCCGCCCCTCGGTCAGCGGCCATATGTGGACCCAGAGTGCAGTGGGGAGCAGGGAATAGGGCTGGTTATGGAAACTTGCTCTGTGCCTGGTGCTTCCTTCAGGCTTTTCTTCCCCTCGTCTCCCAGTACTCTGCAGGAGCAGGTCAGTCTCACGTGGGGCCAGCTTCCTGGGTGGAGGGGTCTGGCTGCTGCCGCCTGCATTCTTCCTGCAGAGTCTCCCTGGCGCTCTTAGAACCGGGAGGCCTGAGGTGGCACAGCTGGATGGGGAGGACCCTCTTCCCAGGCTGACGCCCGCCCCGGGCTTTCTGTTAAGACTCTTCTTGGATGTTGCTGGGTAATCGGAAAGTGGGGAGAGGGTGCTGGGCTGGCCCGGTCCCCTTCCAGGGACCTGGGAGGATGGCGTGGAGATATGGACAGGGCTTTACCTGGGCTCACGCACCCTGATGCCTCAAGCAGGTAGTCTGTGCAGTCGCTTTTCGGACGAGGGGATCCACAGGTTGTTAGCTCCCTCAGCGACAGTGGAAGGTGTAGAGGTCAGACTGCTGAGCAGGTGACATGAGctcactgagcctcagtctcctccccaGGAAAATGGGGACAGTGACGGGCCTTAATCTCTCATCACTGATGGGAGATTTAAAGtagaaaatgcaaatgaagtGTTTACCGCAGTTCCTTCATACAAATTAAGTATTTGGTGTTAGATTATTTGTGCAATCTGGGGTTAGATTTAAAGCTGAAGAAGTGGGATCTGGGAAGAGAGGAGTCCCAGAATGTTAACAATGACAGTGAGGGTCCTTTAGGGATGGGAGTCTGTTTTGCCTAACGCCCTTCTGGGTGTGGTACCTCACTTGATCCCACAGTAACCCAGCAGGGCAGATCACTTTATCAAAGCCCTCCAGGGTCAGAGAGGTGCAGTGACTTCTTTGAGGTCACACGGCTCGTAAGTGGCAGAGTACAAATACATGCCCCAGCGTCCTGTCCATGCTGCACTGGAGCATGGTTCTGGCCGGAGGGGCTTGGAGACGTCCTTgttgcagcatttttttttaaagaggagatTAAAATCCAGGTGCAAAGTGACTTGCCTGAGCTTTGTGGAGCTGTGAAGAGGCAAAAATGGGGAGTGGCCCTtgcagggaggctgggagggccTCAGGAGGAAGGCTTCCCCTGAGATGGCTGAGAGGAGCCTTGCAGTGCTTCTGACAGCAGGCCAGGTGGGGATGGGGACcctgaggagctgggggtgggccTTCTGACCTACTCAGTCAGGCCGCTGCTACGACCAAGGGTTGTCGACCTCACAGCAGCTGTGCCGTCCAAATGTGGGCTGGGTTGTGGTGAGAGGGCGAGAGCCCTGGGGCAGGGCGGCGCTAGAGCCAGATGAGCTTCCTGTAGAGATGCTGAGGTGAACGGTGAGCGTGAGGGATGGTGGGAGCCAGGGGCTCTTGCCCCCACCAGACTCTcaccttcttcctccttcctccccaccctccccttaGGTACCTGTGTGACAAGGTCGTCCCTGGGAACAGGGTCACCATCATGGGCATCTACTCCATCAAGAAGTTTGGCCTGACCTCCAACAGGGGCCGTGACAGAGTGGGCGTGGGCATCCGGAGCGCCTACATCCGGGTCCTGGGCATCCAGGTGGACACAGATGGCTCCGGTGAGTGGGCTTTGGTCCGACTCCTCTTGTCCCTCCCCGGGCCTCCTCCTGGTCCCCCTATCTATCCCCCTGCCCCTACACTCTGTTCTGCATGGCAGCCAGGGAGAGCAGTGCTTTTGTAACCAAAGATACCTGTCACTGCCCTCAGCAAGGTAGAAGACATCCCGgtggtccctgagggcccctctGATCTGGCCCCTAACTCCTCACCCCCCGCTTCCAGGTCCTCCCCTTGCTCACTGGAGCCTGCAGCACACAGGCCCAGTCCTCAGGCGAGAGGTGGGGTCTGTCTGTGTTTCTGTGCTCAGACTGATGCTCATGCTGCCTGGCCCTGGGGCCCTTGCCCGTTGGgaggccctgggctgggagggtgGGCCCTCATGCACCCACGCCCCCTCTGCCCACCCAGGCCGCACCTTTGCTGGCGCCATGACCccgcaggaggaggaggagttccGGCGGCTGGCCGCCCTCCCCAACGTCTACGAGCTCATCTCCAAGAGCATTGCTCCCTCCATCTTCGGGGGCACCGACATGAAGAAGGCCATCGCGTGCCTGCTCTTCGGGGGCTCCCGAAAGAGGTGGGGGTCCAAGCCTTCCCAGGTCCAGGAAGTGGATGGGTGACTTGCCCACAGCAGGGCAGCTGCCGGATGGGCAGGACGGGAATACTCTTTCCATCTGCCTGGGACCCTCAGTCCCGCCTCCTACTCTCAGGCACCCTTCTCACCTCCCAGGGTTGCTGTCAGCTGGCAAGGGGCCAATCCATGCCCTCCCTGCAGAGCAGTCCCTCCGATCCTGGGTAGGTGGGGCAACTTGGGGAACCTGGCAGATGCAGTGGAGAGAGCTCTGGGCGTGGAGTCTGGAGACTGGGGATTAAATCTCTGACAACTACTTACTTACTGTGCAGTTTTAGGCAAGAGACACCACCCCTTTGTACCCAGATGTCCATATGAATATGACAGATGGAAGCCTAACACTCGGGGACCTCATGTGTCCTTTTGAGAGTCTGAAACAGTAGAGATATAAAGAGTGATAATGTTACTGGCATCTACCAGTTACTGAGTTTTACCATGTACCagacagtcttctgaatgttTTTATCTGTTTGCAGCCCAGTCCCCAAGTTAGCCCTGTGAGAAAGCTATGGTTGagcccatttcatagatgaggaaactgaggcatagagcaTTAAAGAGACTGCTAACAGGCACATGTCCTGGCCTGGAGCCTGCCCTCGTGGTGTCTGCTCCACGGTACCGCCAGCGGCGTGCTGGCGGCTCCCATCTCTCCAGCTGGGGCACGTGTTTATCAGATGCTGTCTGTGTGTGCCTGAGCCCAGCTCTTAGTGTCATTTCCTTTGACCCTCCCCTTTCTGGATGGCAGGTCACCATAGAGGAGGCTAGGAGATATAGCTGGCTAGGAATGTGGCTCTCAGGCCAGAGCCCCCGCCTCCCACCTACTCCAGGGCTCATGACGTGGTGGGGCGGGAGTGATAGCCAGACTGCTGTGACCAACCAGCCCTCGCTGGATTCTCCTGTTGCTCACCTGGCCTTCCTACCCGTCTCCCCAGGCTCCCAGATGGCCTCACTCGCCGAGGAGACATCAACCTGTTGATGCTGGGGGACCCGGGGACGGCCAAGTCCCAGCTGTTGAAGTTCGTGGAGAAGTGCTCACCCATTGGGGTGAGTGTCCCGGATGACCTCTGCCTGCCCTGGCTTCCCTACAGGGATGAAGCTACAGGAGGGGCCACGGGGGAGAGAGTCAGCCAGGTCCCCTGTGTGGTGATCAGCACATCTGGGGGATCGGAGTGGGGTGAGGATGGCTGCGTGGTCTTATACAGGGAAGCGTGGCCTCTGGGTAGACGCGGGGTGGGCCAGGTGTCCTCTGCCAGTGCCGCCCGGCGGAGACACGTGGACTCCAGCTGTGAGCCTCGGGGAGTGTACATTTCCTAGTAGCCTcttagaaaagcaaaagaaagtggTGATGgggttcccagatggctcagtggtaagaatcgccctgctgatgcaggagacacaggttctattcctgggtcagagagatcccctggagaaggaaatggcaaaccactccagtattgactgggaaattccatgcacagaggaccctggtgggctacagtctgtgggcttgcaaaagagtcagacatgactgagcacacaagcacacaatCTTAATTCTGTTTAATCTAAGCGGtgtaaaatgttattatttcagtGTGTGGTTTAACATAAGAGAACCTGAAGAAGATACCTTGTATTCTTTTTAGCACTAACTTTGAAATTCCTGTGTATTTCATACACTTAAGCACACCTTGCTTAGGACTTGCCACAGTTCAGAGGCTCCTTGGCAGCATGTGGTTCTCAGGTCTCTACAAAGATGATGGTACTCAGGGTGGGGTAGCCTTTTCGGAGAGTCCGGAGCCCACCTTACTGGGAGGGTGTCACTTCTCTCGGCCTCAGTTTACTGCTCGGTGAGCCCAGCTCCTGGGGGCTGGTTCATGAGACAGTCGGGCTCAGGTGAGTGATGGATGTGACCAGCcctggggagaacctccaggcCGGCTGGGGCTGGTGGCCCCCCATCAGAGGAGGAACGCTGAGACTTTCTGTGCTCTGCACCCCGCCGTGATGTGTGACCCTGTGCGAGCTCCAGCTCTGGGGGCCCCTTGACTTACCGGGGTCAGAGCCTGGGGGCTGTGTTGGGCCCTGACCCTCCCATTGCCCTCCCCCAGGTGTACACGTCTGGGAAAGGCAGCAGCGCGGCCGGCCTGACAGCCTCAGTGATAAGGGACCCCTCGTCCCGGAACTTCATCATGGAGGGCGGGGCCATGGTCCTGGCCGATGGAGGGGTTGTCTGTATTGATGAGTTTGACAAGGTGAGCCTGGCAGGGCGAGGGGGTGGCTCAGTTCTGGTGGCGCCTGATGGCCGTGGGCTGGGGGTGTGAATGGCAGAAACCCCCTTTGTTGACATAGAGACCTCCCATCACTATAGGGACGTAACTAAACCTCTCCGAGCCTAGAGAGTGGGGAGATGAGAGCCAAGCCCGCACGTTATGCCCATGACTAGAAGTGACCTGGTTCCTGCCATTGGCTGGCACTTAGGAACAGTAGCTCCTGTAGGGTGTCCTGGTCCCGCTGCACCCCAGCCCCCTCGCCTGGGGCTGGCGGACATTCCTTTCTTCCACGTAGATGCGAGAGGACGACCGTGTGGCAATCCACGAGGCCATGGAGCAGCAGACCATATCTATCGCCAAGGTGAGCGCCCTCCCCGGGGCCCCAGCCACAGGGCGGCCTGGCCCCGCCACGCCCGGGGCGCTTCGAGGGCTGGGCCCTGGCCCCACCCTCAGGCTGTCCCGAGCGCCCGGCCTCTGTTGACTGCAGCAGTGGTCCTGGAatcgtgtgtgtgagtgtgtgaccTGAGAAGGCTGTGAGCCTGAGTTCTCATTtctctcctctgctgcccccacaCTCCCTTCTCAGGCTGGCATCACCACCACCCTCAACTCCCGCTGCTCCGTCCTGGCTGCTGCGAACTCGGTGTTCGGCCGCTGGGATGAGACCAAGGGGGAGGACAACATCGACTTCATGCCCACCATCCTGTCCCGCTTCGACATGATCTTCATCGTCAAGGATGAGCACAATGAGGAGAGGGATGTGGTACGTAGGGCACCGGGCTCCTCCCAGGCCTACAGGTCTCGGGCGGGGGAAGGGTGGGCAGACTAGGGGTTTCAAGGGTCCAGAGTTCTGGCTACCAGATCAGCCTGTCAGTGGGCCCCCAAGGAGGTGGGTTGC
This window encodes:
- the MCM5 gene encoding DNA replication licensing factor MCM5; protein product: MSGFDDPGIFYSDSFGGDNAADEGQARKSQLQRRFKEFLRQYRVGTDRTGFTFKYRDELKRHYNLGEYWIEVEMEDLASFDEELADYLYKQPAEHLQLLEEAAKEVADEVTRPRPAGDEVLQDIQVMLKSDASPSSIRSLKSDTMSHLVKIPGIVIAASGVRAKATRISIQCRSCHSTLTNIAMRPGLEGYALPRKCNTDQAGRPKCPLDPYFIMPDKCKCVDFQTLKLQELPDAVPHGEMPRHMQLYCDRYLCDKVVPGNRVTIMGIYSIKKFGLTSNRGRDRVGVGIRSAYIRVLGIQVDTDGSGRTFAGAMTPQEEEEFRRLAALPNVYELISKSIAPSIFGGTDMKKAIACLLFGGSRKRLPDGLTRRGDINLLMLGDPGTAKSQLLKFVEKCSPIGVYTSGKGSSAAGLTASVIRDPSSRNFIMEGGAMVLADGGVVCIDEFDKMREDDRVAIHEAMEQQTISIAKAGITTTLNSRCSVLAAANSVFGRWDETKGEDNIDFMPTILSRFDMIFIVKDEHNEERDVMLAKHVITLHVSALTQAQAVEGEIDLAKLKKFIAYCRTKCGPRLSAEAAEKLKNRYIIMRSGARQHERDSDRRSSIPITVRQLEAIVRIAEALSKMKLQPFATEADVEEALRLFQVSTLDAALSGTLSGVEGFTSQEDQELLSRIEKQLKRRFAIGSQVSEHSIIQDFTKQKYPEHAIRKVLQLMLRRGEIQHRMQRKVLYRLK